From a single Brassica rapa cultivar Chiifu-401-42 chromosome A01, CAAS_Brap_v3.01, whole genome shotgun sequence genomic region:
- the LOC103855821 gene encoding abscisic acid receptor PYR1, translating into MPSELTQEERSELTQSISEFHTYHLGPGSCSSLHAQRIHAPPEIVWSVVRQFDKPQTYKHFIKSCSVEKAFEMRVGCTRDVIVISGLPANTSTERLDMLDDERRVTGFSIIGGEHRLRNYKSVTTVHRFEKEKRVWTVVLESYVVDMPEGNSEDDTRMFADTVVKLNLQKLATVTEAMARNAGDGRGSRVT; encoded by the coding sequence ATGCCTTCCGAGCTAACTCAGGAAGAACGATCCGAACTCACCCAATCCATCTCCGAGTTTCACACTTACCACCTCGGTCCGGGAAGCTGCTCCTCGCTCCACGCGCAGAGAATCCACGCGCCGCCGGAGATCGTCTGGTCAGTCGTCCGTCAATTCGACAAACCGCAGACCTACAAGCACTTCATCAAGTCCTGCTCCGTCGAAAAAGCATTCGAGATGCGCGTCGGGTGCACGCGCGACGTGATCGTGATCAGCGGGTTGCCGGCGAACACGTCGACGGAGAGGCTCGACATGCTCGACGACGAGAGGCGAGTGACGGGGTTCAGCATCATCGGAGGCGAGCACAGGCTGAGGAACTACAAGTCGGTGACGACGGTGCACAGGTTCGAGAAGGAGAAGCGGGTCTGGACGGTGGTTCTTGAGTCGTACGTTGTGGACATGCCGGAAGGGAACTCGGAAGACGATACGCGTATGTTTGCTGATACTGTCGTTAAACTCAATCTGCAGAAACTCGCGACGGTCACTGAAGCTATGGCTCGTAACGCCGGCGACGGGAGAGGTTCTCGGGTGACCTGA